Proteins encoded within one genomic window of Nordella sp. HKS 07:
- a CDS encoding phenylacetaldoxime dehydratase family protein, whose product MISSREMVRHLMGAVLLLAALSVLPFVITERYALGEIITFLIWAAVAVQWNVLTGHAGVFSLGQMLFFAIGSYAVAMLAVYFGLSPWASMPVAGLAAAVAALLIGLACLRLAAAYVALLTFAIAYMIYTLIITDSACYITTGGTCTPFFGGTNGFSQFADLGFRKLLKGSWIIGNYYSVLAIFALSFIASIVVIHGRLGLAFRATSDSATYAAARGINRTKFQIIAFVVTAFFTGLAGAGYAAHFRFAGPSLFELSTLMFVLSMVIVGGLKSTWGPIFGAALMMILVEVGKSMGDVRNTLIGLVLVIFVLLLPKGLAGAWAMLLDRFRRPKSAEPSNRLEPAIPSHLQVPRTRPLAAPEGFVPPTPSYSARFSRAVTALPMAFFGVQFSKASPESAQAIALQQKGFEGAFGPAFWDRAEYVDECGCTNSVIVGYWDSRETYDRWRANLAPDWWRAGASLDGELGFFRECYTPSISDTETTFSHPDPEGYAKIAHVMSGMTDTHGYWGSARDRIPRAQTDDLTARGEPGAELAGGNDTLRRHVVVTPHDNLCLLRSGQDWSDTSAEERSFYLEQVKPKLDEGMAFIRDQGEKVGCYFNRYMTLLNLEGAGGKTYSLSAWRSLTELEAWVKTDSHLAIFAAGTRQYRTFKDAELRLYHEMSVIRAADQSFEYFNCHDRTGMLNALNRA is encoded by the coding sequence ATGATCTCTTCCCGTGAAATGGTCCGCCATCTTATGGGCGCCGTGCTTCTTCTTGCCGCCCTGTCGGTGTTGCCCTTCGTCATCACTGAGCGTTATGCGCTGGGCGAGATCATCACCTTCCTCATCTGGGCGGCCGTCGCAGTGCAATGGAACGTGCTCACCGGCCATGCCGGCGTCTTCTCGCTGGGCCAGATGCTGTTCTTCGCGATCGGTTCCTATGCCGTCGCCATGCTCGCGGTCTATTTCGGCCTGTCGCCTTGGGCGTCGATGCCGGTGGCGGGCCTCGCGGCGGCGGTCGCGGCACTGCTCATCGGGCTCGCTTGCCTGCGCCTTGCAGCCGCTTATGTGGCGCTCTTGACCTTCGCCATCGCCTATATGATCTACACGCTGATCATCACCGATTCCGCCTGCTACATCACCACCGGCGGCACCTGCACGCCCTTCTTCGGCGGCACCAACGGCTTCTCCCAGTTCGCCGATCTGGGATTCCGCAAGCTGCTCAAGGGCAGCTGGATCATCGGTAACTACTACTCAGTGCTCGCCATCTTTGCGCTTTCCTTCATCGCCTCGATTGTTGTGATCCATGGAAGGCTCGGCCTCGCTTTCCGCGCCACCAGCGACAGCGCCACCTATGCCGCAGCGCGCGGCATCAACCGGACGAAATTCCAGATCATCGCCTTCGTCGTCACTGCCTTCTTCACCGGGCTCGCGGGCGCTGGCTATGCGGCGCATTTCCGCTTCGCCGGTCCCAGCCTGTTCGAGCTCTCGACGCTGATGTTCGTCCTGTCGATGGTGATCGTCGGCGGCCTCAAATCCACCTGGGGACCGATCTTCGGAGCCGCGTTGATGATGATCCTGGTGGAAGTCGGCAAGAGCATGGGCGATGTGCGTAATACCTTGATCGGGCTTGTGCTGGTGATCTTCGTGCTGCTCCTGCCCAAGGGTCTGGCCGGCGCCTGGGCCATGCTTCTTGACAGATTCCGCCGACCGAAGTCAGCTGAACCGTCCAACCGGCTCGAACCGGCCATCCCGTCGCATCTCCAGGTACCGCGCACGCGCCCGCTCGCGGCACCCGAAGGATTCGTGCCGCCGACGCCGTCCTATTCCGCCCGCTTCAGCCGCGCTGTGACCGCACTGCCGATGGCCTTCTTCGGCGTGCAATTCAGCAAGGCCTCCCCTGAGAGCGCCCAGGCGATCGCGTTGCAACAGAAGGGATTTGAAGGGGCCTTCGGTCCGGCCTTCTGGGACCGCGCCGAATATGTCGACGAATGCGGCTGCACCAACAGCGTTATCGTCGGTTATTGGGACAGCCGCGAAACCTATGACCGCTGGCGCGCGAACCTGGCTCCGGACTGGTGGCGCGCCGGCGCCAGCCTCGATGGCGAGCTCGGCTTCTTCCGCGAATGCTACACGCCCTCCATTTCAGACACCGAGACGACCTTCTCCCATCCTGATCCGGAAGGCTATGCGAAGATCGCGCACGTCATGAGCGGGATGACCGACACGCATGGCTATTGGGGAAGTGCGCGCGACCGGATTCCGCGCGCCCAGACCGACGATCTGACGGCACGGGGCGAGCCGGGCGCCGAGCTCGCCGGCGGCAACGACACCTTGCGGCGCCATGTCGTCGTCACGCCGCACGACAATCTGTGCCTGTTGCGCTCAGGCCAGGACTGGAGCGATACGAGTGCCGAAGAGCGAAGCTTCTATCTCGAGCAGGTCAAGCCGAAGCTCGACGAGGGCATGGCCTTCATCCGCGACCAGGGCGAGAAGGTCGGCTGCTATTTTAACCGCTATATGACGCTCCTCAACCTCGAGGGAGCGGGCGGCAAGACCTACAGTCTCAGCGCCTGGCGTAGCCTGACTGAGCTCGAGGCCTGGGTGAAGACCGACAGTCATCTGGCAATCTTCGCGGCGGGCACGCGGCAATACCGTACCTTCAAAGACGCTGAACTGCGCCTCTATCACGAGATGAGTGTGATCCGCGCCGCCGACCAGTCCTTCGAATATTTCAACTGCCATGACCGCACCGGCATGTTGAATGCCCTGAACAGGGCGTAG
- a CDS encoding amidase, with amino-acid sequence MPHFLTLVSAAGALRAKNVSARELLGEILDRIDSDDRFIRAYSDLTRETAEREAAESDLRHARNEARGPLDGIPVAVKDLIDTTPARCRAGLPHLVHYRPQRDADAVTLLRQAGAVVVGVLETDAGAFGTRTPQVINPIAPGLIAGGSSGGAGAAVCAGLAYGAIGTDTGGSIRIPAACCSVLGFKPTWGRVSAHGVRPLAQSCDHVGPLARTVADLQAIQAVLDPLPREVFETPTRLRIGVSPDYFGDADPLVAEAMALVVSALTRARHSVREVRMPLPDAIMGSHMVTVTREAAKYHTEQFPGLWQAHPDIARDAIEFGRTVSDADYAVAQARRRQVADAVEGLFSGLDILILPTLPVDAPDRDVETVRLDGCEISVLEATIRYTAMFNHTGHPVVSIPASRLPDGRALSVQIVGARHNDQRLLAIARQLEDILAVTVDYGSLARAAQMNVRRLRRRYT; translated from the coding sequence ATGCCGCATTTCCTGACCCTTGTCTCCGCGGCCGGGGCCCTGCGCGCGAAGAACGTTTCGGCGCGGGAGCTACTCGGTGAGATTCTCGACCGGATCGACAGCGACGACCGTTTCATTCGTGCCTATAGTGATCTGACCCGCGAAACCGCCGAGCGAGAGGCAGCGGAATCCGATCTCCGCCATGCGCGCAACGAAGCCCGGGGGCCGCTCGACGGCATTCCCGTCGCCGTGAAGGATCTGATCGACACGACGCCGGCCAGATGCCGCGCCGGCCTCCCGCATCTCGTTCACTACCGGCCCCAGCGCGATGCCGATGCCGTGACGCTGTTGCGCCAAGCGGGCGCGGTGGTCGTCGGCGTCCTCGAGACCGACGCTGGCGCCTTCGGTACGCGCACGCCCCAAGTGATCAACCCGATCGCGCCCGGCCTTATTGCCGGCGGATCGAGCGGCGGCGCGGGGGCGGCGGTCTGCGCCGGGCTCGCTTATGGTGCGATCGGCACTGATACCGGCGGCAGCATCCGCATTCCGGCCGCGTGTTGCTCGGTGTTGGGATTCAAGCCGACATGGGGAAGGGTGAGCGCGCATGGGGTCCGCCCGCTGGCCCAATCCTGCGACCATGTCGGGCCTCTGGCACGCACTGTCGCGGATCTGCAGGCGATTCAGGCCGTGCTCGATCCGCTGCCCAGGGAGGTGTTTGAGACGCCGACGCGTCTGCGGATCGGCGTTTCACCCGATTATTTCGGCGACGCCGATCCGCTCGTGGCAGAGGCCATGGCTCTTGTCGTGTCTGCGCTCACCAGAGCGCGTCACTCGGTCCGCGAGGTGCGGATGCCGCTTCCGGACGCCATCATGGGTTCGCATATGGTCACCGTCACGCGGGAAGCGGCCAAGTATCACACGGAGCAGTTTCCCGGCCTGTGGCAGGCGCATCCAGACATTGCCCGCGATGCGATAGAGTTTGGCCGCACTGTGAGCGATGCAGACTATGCCGTGGCACAGGCGCGGCGCCGGCAGGTTGCAGATGCCGTCGAAGGGCTGTTTTCGGGTCTCGATATACTGATCCTGCCGACCCTGCCGGTCGATGCCCCGGATCGCGATGTCGAAACCGTCCGCCTGGATGGATGTGAGATATCTGTCCTCGAGGCCACGATCCGCTATACGGCGATGTTCAACCATACCGGCCATCCGGTGGTGTCGATCCCGGCATCCCGACTGCCGGATGGCCGCGCGCTGAGTGTCCAGATCGTCGGCGCGCGCCACAACGATCAGAGGTTGCTCGCTATTGCGCGGCAGTTGGAGGATATATTGGCGGTGACCGTCGATTATGGGTCGCTGGCAAGAGCGGCGCAGATGAATGTCCGGCGCCTGCGCCGCCGTTATACTTGA
- the nthA gene encoding nitrile hydratase subunit alpha: protein MPHDHDDADHDHDHDPLEQGASLRVRALEELMIAKGLVDPAALDRIVEYYERETGPRNGAKVVARAWLEPDFHDWLLRDGTAAIHSMGFTGYQGEHMRVVENSARVHNVIVCTLCSCYPWPVLGLPPAWYKGAAYRSRVVREPRAVLKEFGLEFGTDVEIKVWDSTAEIRYMVLPQRPANTETFTSDQLATLVTRDGMIGTALL from the coding sequence ATGCCGCACGATCACGATGACGCCGATCATGATCACGACCATGATCCCCTGGAGCAGGGCGCGAGCCTCAGAGTCAGGGCGCTCGAGGAATTGATGATCGCCAAGGGGCTGGTCGATCCGGCAGCTCTCGATCGTATAGTCGAATACTATGAGCGCGAGACAGGCCCGCGCAACGGCGCCAAGGTCGTCGCGCGGGCCTGGCTCGAGCCGGATTTCCACGACTGGCTGCTCCGTGACGGCACCGCCGCCATCCATTCCATGGGCTTCACGGGCTATCAGGGCGAGCATATGCGCGTGGTGGAGAACTCAGCGCGCGTGCACAATGTCATCGTCTGCACTCTGTGCTCCTGCTATCCCTGGCCGGTGCTTGGCCTGCCGCCCGCCTGGTACAAGGGCGCCGCCTATCGCTCGCGCGTCGTGCGCGAGCCGCGCGCCGTCCTGAAAGAGTTTGGTCTCGAGTTCGGCACGGATGTCGAGATCAAGGTCTGGGATTCGACCGCCGAGATTCGCTACATGGTGCTCCCTCAGCGCCCGGCCAATACGGAAACATTCACCTCCGATCAGCTCGCTACCCTCGTCACCCGCGACGGCATGATCGGAACCGCACTTCTGTAG
- the nthB gene encoding nitrile hydratase subunit beta produces the protein MDGIHDLGGMHGFGPVPIKKGDYVFKADWQRRAFALAEILAGPAHYGADQHRQAIERMPAVDYLRLDYFEKWMVATEALLIEAGLVNAEELRTGRKLFDVDLSRHRKIGPENLISAVKSGAELSFPDDTRKPHFALGDRVRMLTDSPAGHTRSPRYLRGRTGEIVAGHGVFQFADAMAAGRGAEPQHCYTVAFTAREVWGRSAEEAQDMIHADMWESYLEPA, from the coding sequence ATGGACGGAATACATGATCTGGGCGGAATGCATGGTTTCGGCCCGGTCCCGATCAAAAAAGGCGACTATGTGTTCAAGGCGGATTGGCAGCGTCGCGCTTTCGCGCTCGCGGAGATTCTGGCCGGACCCGCGCATTATGGCGCCGACCAGCACCGGCAGGCGATCGAGCGAATGCCGGCAGTCGATTATCTGCGGCTCGATTATTTCGAGAAATGGATGGTCGCCACCGAAGCCTTGCTGATCGAGGCCGGCCTCGTGAATGCGGAGGAGCTGCGCACCGGACGCAAGCTGTTCGATGTCGATCTCTCTCGCCACAGGAAGATCGGTCCGGAAAATCTCATCTCCGCCGTCAAATCCGGTGCGGAGCTGAGCTTTCCCGACGACACGCGCAAGCCGCACTTCGCGTTGGGCGACCGGGTTCGTATGTTGACGGATTCGCCCGCCGGCCACACGCGGTCGCCGCGATACTTGCGCGGCAGAACGGGTGAGATCGTCGCCGGTCATGGCGTATTCCAGTTCGCCGATGCAATGGCCGCGGGCAGGGGGGCGGAGCCGCAGCATTGCTACACCGTCGCTTTCACGGCGCGGGAAGTCTGGGGACGGAGCGCCGAAGAGGCCCAGGACATGATTCACGCAGATATGTGGGAGAGCTATCTTGAGCCAGCTTGA
- a CDS encoding nitrile hydratase accessory protein has product MFQAPWQARIFALIVESVKAGHFPWTDFQSRLVAALARNDDSGQSASDELIERYYFDAWLEAAEETLLSLGLITAGEVDLQIENVRAVVDNIRSAQQPLAFIHK; this is encoded by the coding sequence TTGTTCCAGGCCCCTTGGCAGGCGCGGATCTTCGCGCTCATCGTCGAGTCGGTGAAGGCCGGTCATTTTCCGTGGACCGATTTCCAGTCCCGGCTGGTCGCGGCACTCGCGCGCAATGATGACTCGGGTCAAAGCGCGAGCGATGAGCTCATCGAAAGATACTACTTCGATGCCTGGCTGGAAGCGGCGGAAGAAACGCTTCTGTCACTTGGCCTGATCACGGCCGGAGAAGTCGACCTGCAGATCGAAAATGTGCGTGCCGTGGTCGACAATATCCGCAGCGCTCAGCAGCCTCTGGCCTTCATCCACAAATGA
- a CDS encoding LysR family transcriptional regulator — translation MTIPNISNVDLKLLHVFMTVARSGGFALAQTELNVSQATISIHIKNLETRLGLSLCQRGRGGFALTEDGQRVYDATNALFNHIEDFRSVALGHDKLVGELQIAIIDNAVFHRKFQLGEAIERFGKLNHSVDFTVHVAPPNKLEEMVLGAQAHMGIGFFPRRLSQLSYAPIFTSRMELFCGKKHPLYRLAPDKIDLAGIEAAEHAQRGYVSADQLPENERNLKFTARAHSIEGLAHLILSGQYLAFLPIHYAEQWTAKKQMRSLLPELYAYESTYEVIRRKSAARTPAEMKFYDLLMAMASA, via the coding sequence ATGACCATCCCAAACATCAGCAATGTCGACCTCAAGCTCCTGCACGTGTTCATGACGGTGGCACGCAGCGGAGGCTTCGCTCTGGCTCAGACCGAATTGAATGTCAGCCAGGCGACGATCAGCATTCACATCAAGAACCTCGAGACCCGGCTCGGCCTGTCGCTCTGCCAGCGCGGACGCGGCGGTTTCGCGCTCACCGAGGACGGCCAGCGCGTCTATGACGCCACCAATGCCCTCTTCAATCATATCGAGGATTTTCGCAGCGTGGCGCTGGGCCACGACAAGCTTGTCGGCGAACTGCAGATTGCCATCATCGACAATGCCGTCTTCCATCGCAAATTCCAGCTCGGCGAGGCGATCGAGCGTTTCGGCAAGCTCAATCACTCCGTCGACTTCACCGTGCATGTGGCGCCGCCGAACAAGCTCGAGGAGATGGTCCTCGGCGCCCAGGCCCATATGGGCATCGGCTTCTTTCCACGCCGGCTGTCGCAGCTCAGCTATGCGCCGATATTCACCTCGCGGATGGAACTCTTCTGCGGCAAGAAGCATCCGCTCTACAGACTGGCGCCCGACAAGATCGACCTCGCGGGCATCGAGGCCGCCGAGCATGCCCAGCGCGGCTATGTCTCGGCCGATCAATTGCCCGAAAATGAGCGCAATCTCAAATTCACGGCCCGCGCCCACAGCATCGAGGGCCTCGCCCATCTCATCCTGTCCGGACAGTATCTGGCCTTTCTCCCGATCCACTATGCCGAGCAATGGACCGCGAAGAAGCAGATGCGCTCATTGCTGCCGGAGCTCTATGCCTATGAGTCGACCTATGAGGTGATCAGGCGGAAATCCGCCGCGCGCACGCCCGCTGAAATGAAATTTTACGACCTGCTCATGGCTATGGCCAGCGCGTGA
- a CDS encoding Zn-dependent hydrolase, giving the protein MDTGRANSIEIDIERLWRDLDASALIGPGRAGGLRRLALTDEDKAMRDVFVAWCESAGCQVRVDAVGNIFARRGGLDDTLPAILIGSHLDTQIAGGRYDGILGVLAGLEIIRTLNDHGVVTRRPIELVTWTNEEGVRFQPPMMGSGAFTGAHDVAWVHAQLDDDRKIFAEELSRIGYLRSAQPLPEHYDSYFELHIEQGETLDAEGLHVGIVTGGFRTFGTELRVTGENAHSGPTPMRRRSNALVGASLLIARLNDIGWTFEPEGRTTCSRLLIEPNRYGIIPHSAKLTVDMRHPDDEKAREMYQEFLDFVPLAARKANVGIEIAKEWSFGDVVFDSRLINLVRSVAADLGVSHRHLLSAASHDAYNVAKVIPTVMIFTPCREGISHNEKEHIEPSYTAPGVNVLLNAVLRRANA; this is encoded by the coding sequence ATGGACACCGGCAGGGCAAACAGCATCGAGATCGATATCGAGCGTCTTTGGCGCGATCTCGACGCATCGGCGCTGATCGGACCAGGCAGGGCCGGCGGTCTCAGGCGCCTGGCCTTGACCGATGAGGACAAAGCCATGCGCGACGTCTTCGTGGCATGGTGCGAAAGCGCCGGCTGCCAAGTGCGTGTGGATGCCGTGGGCAATATCTTCGCGCGCCGGGGAGGTCTCGACGATACCTTGCCCGCGATTCTGATCGGGAGCCATCTCGACACCCAGATCGCCGGTGGGCGTTATGACGGCATATTGGGTGTGCTCGCCGGGCTCGAAATCATCCGGACATTGAACGATCACGGTGTCGTCACCAGGCGGCCGATCGAGCTCGTGACCTGGACGAATGAAGAGGGGGTCCGCTTCCAGCCCCCGATGATGGGATCGGGAGCCTTCACGGGCGCGCATGACGTGGCCTGGGTTCATGCCCAGCTGGATGACGATCGCAAGATTTTCGCGGAAGAGCTCTCCCGGATCGGTTATCTGCGATCGGCACAGCCGCTGCCTGAGCACTATGACTCCTATTTCGAGCTTCATATTGAGCAAGGCGAGACACTCGATGCCGAGGGCCTGCATGTCGGGATCGTGACTGGTGGCTTTAGAACCTTCGGAACGGAGCTGCGTGTGACAGGCGAGAATGCGCATTCGGGGCCGACCCCCATGCGCAGGCGCAGCAATGCCCTGGTGGGCGCCTCGTTGCTGATCGCCAGGCTGAACGATATCGGCTGGACATTCGAGCCGGAAGGACGCACGACCTGCTCGCGGCTGCTGATCGAGCCGAACCGATACGGCATCATCCCGCATTCAGCCAAGCTGACGGTGGATATGCGCCATCCGGATGATGAGAAGGCCAGGGAGATGTACCAGGAGTTTCTCGACTTCGTGCCGCTTGCGGCCAGGAAGGCGAATGTCGGCATAGAGATCGCGAAAGAGTGGAGCTTCGGGGACGTCGTTTTCGACAGCAGGCTGATCAATCTTGTGCGCAGCGTGGCGGCCGATCTCGGCGTCTCGCATCGCCATCTGCTGAGCGCTGCCAGCCATGACGCCTACAATGTCGCGAAGGTGATTCCGACTGTCATGATCTTCACACCGTGCCGGGAGGGCATAAGCCACAACGAGAAGGAGCATATCGAGCCCTCCTACACCGCGCCGGGTGTCAATGTCCTGCTCAACGCCGTATTGCGCCGCGCCAATGCATGA
- a CDS encoding c-type cytochrome, with protein MLARMIWSALALIGMFTSLAVAAETGQLSFSVRGEPVAKLSLAEIREKVPASRITVWEPHEDKNVTYEGFDIDKLLAAVYGHRWKQIDEILFTCVDGYQPVLPVDRFSKHAGYLVYRRLDQEAFKVQNRFQNESDVPLGPFYLVWDNLRSDELRAEGASGWPYQVVGMDLVTFADRFPKLSPPENASEQAKKGFIAFRENCMACHTINGEGGDKAPELNYPMNVTEYLSDAWIRKWMMDPRSVRYNATMPAFASHPKPDLLADEVLAYLKAMAERKQKPM; from the coding sequence ATGCTCGCACGAATGATTTGGTCCGCGCTGGCGCTCATCGGCATGTTCACATCACTCGCGGTCGCGGCGGAAACCGGGCAGTTAAGCTTCTCGGTGCGCGGCGAACCCGTCGCCAAGTTGAGCCTGGCCGAGATTAGAGAAAAGGTTCCCGCCTCCCGGATCACCGTCTGGGAACCGCATGAAGACAAGAACGTGACCTATGAGGGCTTCGACATCGACAAGCTCCTTGCCGCCGTCTACGGGCATCGCTGGAAGCAGATCGACGAGATCTTGTTCACCTGCGTAGATGGTTATCAGCCGGTCCTGCCGGTGGATCGCTTCAGCAAGCATGCCGGCTATCTCGTCTATCGCCGTCTGGATCAGGAGGCGTTCAAGGTGCAGAATCGCTTCCAGAACGAAAGCGACGTGCCGCTCGGGCCCTTCTATCTTGTCTGGGACAATCTTCGTTCCGACGAGCTGCGTGCCGAGGGCGCCTCAGGCTGGCCGTATCAGGTTGTCGGCATGGATCTCGTCACCTTCGCCGACCGCTTTCCGAAATTGAGTCCGCCAGAAAACGCCTCGGAACAGGCGAAGAAAGGCTTCATTGCCTTTCGGGAGAACTGCATGGCCTGCCACACGATCAACGGGGAGGGCGGCGACAAGGCGCCTGAGCTCAATTACCCGATGAATGTGACCGAGTATCTGTCCGATGCGTGGATCCGCAAATGGATGATGGATCCGCGCTCGGTCCGCTACAACGCGACCATGCCGGCCTTCGCCTCGCATCCGAAGCCGGACCTTCTGGCCGATGAAGTGCTCGCTTATCTGAAGGCGATGGCAGAGCGCAAACAGAAGCCCATGTAG
- a CDS encoding VUT family protein: protein MRDHLQALRRREGLIFLTAFALCIPAANWLILHVGTTCAPNGPCLLPVAPGVLAPSGVLMVGLALVLRDLVQRRLGVKVAAVGIIAGAVLSAVFAPPHLVIASAAAFLLSETADLLVYTPLQRKGLVLAVAASSAIGLVIDSLVFLYLAFGSLAFLEGQVIGKAWMVLLSLPVIAWLRRRDERLGLTAA, encoded by the coding sequence GTGCGGGACCATCTCCAGGCACTGCGGCGGCGCGAGGGGCTCATCTTCCTCACCGCCTTCGCCTTGTGCATTCCGGCCGCCAACTGGCTCATCCTGCATGTAGGGACGACCTGCGCGCCCAACGGCCCCTGCCTTTTGCCGGTGGCCCCCGGCGTGCTTGCCCCATCCGGAGTCCTGATGGTCGGCCTCGCTCTGGTGCTGCGCGACCTCGTTCAACGCCGTCTCGGCGTCAAGGTGGCCGCGGTCGGCATCATTGCCGGCGCGGTGCTCTCGGCCGTCTTTGCGCCGCCGCATCTCGTCATCGCCTCGGCGGCGGCGTTTCTCCTGTCGGAGACCGCCGATCTTCTCGTCTATACGCCCCTGCAGAGGAAGGGGCTGGTGCTCGCGGTGGCGGCGAGCAGCGCGATCGGCCTCGTCATCGACAGCCTGGTCTTTCTATATCTCGCATTCGGCAGCCTCGCCTTCCTCGAAGGTCAGGTCATCGGCAAGGCCTGGATGGTGCTGCTGTCGCTGCCGGTGATCGCCTGGCTCAGACGGCGGGACGAGAGGCTCGGCCTGACGGCGGCGTGA
- the queF gene encoding preQ(1) synthase has protein sequence MPASPEEAALDVVPNPQAGTLYLTRFTCPEFTSLCPVTGQPDFGHLVIDYAPDQLLVESKSLKLFLHSFRNHGAFHEHCTVYVAKRFCDAAKPIWLRIGGYWYPRGGIPIDVFWQTGDPPKGLWIPDQGVAAYRGRG, from the coding sequence ATACCTGCCTCACCCGAGGAAGCGGCGCTCGACGTCGTGCCCAATCCACAGGCTGGCACGCTCTATCTCACCCGCTTCACCTGCCCCGAATTCACCTCGCTCTGCCCGGTGACAGGACAGCCCGATTTCGGCCATCTGGTCATCGACTATGCGCCCGACCAGCTTCTGGTCGAGTCGAAGTCGCTGAAGCTCTTCCTGCACAGCTTCCGCAATCACGGCGCTTTCCATGAGCATTGCACCGTCTATGTGGCGAAGCGCTTCTGCGACGCGGCCAAGCCGATCTGGCTCAGGATCGGCGGCTATTGGTATCCGCGCGGCGGCATCCCTATCGACGTCTTCTGGCAGACCGGCGACCCGCCGAAGGGCCTGTGGATTCCGGATCAGGGTGTGGCCGCCTATCGCGGTCGCGGTTGA